The DNA region CGTTGGCCGGGAGCGGTGCGGGTGCCTTCGGGGAAGATGACGAGGGAGCGGCCTTCAGCGACTTTATCGGAGGCGTCGCGAATGGCGTCGAGGCCGTCGCCTCCGGAGGCGTATCCGGCAATCAATGCCGCGGGGCCGATGGCGGGGTTGCGGAGGAGGGCGGGTTTGAAGATGCAGATGGCGTCGGGGAGCGCGGAGATGAGGACCTGGGCGTCGACGAGCGACGGGTGGTTGGCGACGTAGATGGTGCCGGCGGAGAGTTTTTGATTATCAAAGCCGCGCCAGGTGACGCGGAAGATGTGGGTGGCGTGACACCATTGGCGCCAGAAAATGAACATGCGCTTGATGGCGAGGCGCGTGCCGGGGCCGAGGCGGTGGCGGTTGGGGACGAAGAGGAGAATCGTGCAGACGACGTTCAGGAGAACGCCTCCGGCGCCGAACCAGAGCCAGGGGAGATAGTAGGCGACAGCCAGGAGGCAGTAGCGGAGGCGGCCCATGATCAGCGGACGGGGAGAGGGCGCGGGCGTGGCGTTTCCGGAGCGGCGGCGGGAACGGAGCTGGCGGGTGGATTGAGAGGAAGGAAGTTGAACCACAAATACGGGTCGAGGCGCAGGTGGGCTTCGAGTTGACGGAGGAAATCCTGGAAGTGGGCGTGGGCGCTGGCGAGGTTGGCGGCGCGGGGGCGGGTCTTGTCGGGCTCCCACACGGGGGAGCTGTGGATGATGGTTTCGCCGGCGGTGCCAGGGACGCCGAAGGTGAGCAGCACGGGCATCGCGAAGATGAGTGCGAGGTGGTAGATCGTGAACGGGAAGACGCGGCGGGCGCCGAGGAAGTCGAAGGCTTCGGTCTTGGCACTGAACTCGAGACGGTCGCATTTGAGGGCGACGGAGCCTTCGGAGGCGACGGCTTCTTTGAGGGCGAAGAGGAGATTTTCGGGTTCGTTGACCCAGATGAATTTGAGCCACTGGCCGAAGAGGGCGCCGAGTTTCTCGGTGTCGTGGGAGTTGCCGACGCGCTGGCGGACCATGAAGACGCGGTGATTTTCGACGGGGCCGAGGAGGAAGCCGAGGAGGTCGGAGTGGCCGACGTGGAAGGATCCGAGGAAGGCGTAGCGGCCGGAGTTGACGAAGGTCTTGAAGTGCTCGGAGCCAGGGGCGAGGACGGTGCGGGGGATGCGTCCGCTGGCGGCGCGAAGTTTGATGAGGAGGGATTCCTCGAAGGCGAAGAAGTGGCGGAAGATTTCGCGCAGGCGGGGTTCGCGGCCGAGGATGATGCGGAGGTAGTCGCGCGAGTGGCTGCGCTGTATCGGCATCGCGGCGACGCTGACCCAGGTGCCG from Nibricoccus aquaticus includes:
- a CDS encoding lysophospholipid acyltransferase family protein gives rise to the protein MGRLRYCLLAVAYYLPWLWFGAGGVLLNVVCTILLFVPNRHRLGPGTRLAIKRMFIFWRQWCHATHIFRVTWRGFDNQKLSAGTIYVANHPSLVDAQVLISALPDAICIFKPALLRNPAIGPAALIAGYASGGDGLDAIRDASDKVAEGRSLVIFPEGTRTAPGQRLNPLKPGFALIARRARAPIRLITIEVSRNLTTKGRAWWKLPALPTWMIVTLGEEIPADTPLTPTEITAYVAKKLTASATPVAPLS